A section of the Stenotrophomonas sp. 364 genome encodes:
- a CDS encoding SapC family protein yields MTAETTTPPAQAQAAGPLFYRQPLPLQSDKHANWRLVQGTVAFAAETNAIPAVVGEFGLAAQHFPILFTGKDAAPIVAVGLARSNLFIDGDKWAEDTYAPAYVRRYPFVFMQADTNGDYLLAIDAEAEHVNKGTSDEGEPLFVDGKATELVDNAMRFCGDFTREHEATRQFTAAILAQDLLVERSIDVTLNNGEQMSVNGFHVVDVEKLSKLPDDIVLAWHRNGYLALVHHHLSSLSRFNALVQRQSLQAAAKA; encoded by the coding sequence ATGACTGCTGAAACCACTACCCCTCCGGCGCAGGCCCAGGCCGCCGGCCCGCTGTTCTACCGCCAGCCGCTGCCGCTGCAATCGGACAAGCACGCCAATTGGCGCCTGGTGCAGGGCACCGTGGCCTTTGCGGCCGAAACCAATGCCATTCCGGCCGTGGTGGGCGAGTTCGGCCTGGCGGCCCAGCATTTCCCGATCCTGTTCACCGGCAAGGACGCTGCGCCGATCGTGGCCGTGGGCCTTGCCCGCAGCAACCTGTTCATCGACGGGGACAAGTGGGCCGAAGACACCTACGCCCCCGCCTACGTGCGCCGGTACCCGTTCGTGTTCATGCAGGCCGATACCAACGGTGACTACCTGCTGGCCATCGACGCCGAAGCCGAGCATGTCAACAAGGGCACCAGTGACGAAGGCGAGCCCCTGTTCGTGGACGGCAAGGCCACCGAACTGGTCGACAACGCCATGCGTTTCTGCGGCGATTTCACCCGCGAACACGAGGCAACCCGTCAGTTCACCGCGGCGATCCTGGCCCAGGACCTGCTGGTGGAGCGCAGCATCGATGTGACCCTGAACAACGGCGAGCAGATGTCGGTGAACGGGTTCCACGTGGTCGACGTGGAAAAGCTGTCCAAGCTGCCCGATGACATCGTGCTGGCCTGGCACCGCAATGGCTACCTGGCGCTGGTGCACCACCACCTCAGCTCGCTGTCGCGCTTCAACGCGCTGGTCCAGCGGCAGAGCCTGCAGGCCGCTGCCAAGGCCTGA
- a CDS encoding CDP-diacylglycerol diphosphatase — protein sequence MIHRLFLPCVLLLLAACASAPPPAKPPVNPDALWGIVQRDCRLQGPPQGSCVAVNPQAGRRDVVLKDSHGQYQYLLLPLDRVTGIESPLLMRTDAPNYFAAAWQERWRTAQALGRPLPREVTSLALNSPHGRSQHQLHIHVDCLRADVLAQLQRMGPGIQTRWQPLPEPLRGHRYQARRVAGETLTVDPVRLLASELAGVQDLGQWSLVVAGAHASDGSPGFLLLATQLDAAQGNDASGEELQDHACAAVTGAQDALDGVR from the coding sequence GTGATCCACCGACTGTTCCTGCCCTGCGTCCTGCTGCTGTTGGCTGCCTGTGCCAGCGCACCCCCCCCGGCCAAGCCGCCGGTTAATCCCGATGCGCTGTGGGGGATCGTGCAGCGCGACTGCCGCCTGCAGGGACCGCCGCAGGGAAGCTGCGTGGCGGTCAACCCGCAAGCCGGACGCCGCGACGTGGTGCTGAAGGACTCGCACGGCCAGTATCAGTACCTGCTCCTGCCGCTGGACCGGGTGACCGGCATCGAAAGCCCGTTGCTTATGCGCACCGATGCGCCCAACTATTTCGCGGCCGCCTGGCAGGAGCGCTGGCGCACCGCACAGGCACTGGGGCGCCCGCTCCCACGGGAGGTCACCAGCCTGGCGCTGAACTCGCCGCACGGGCGCTCGCAGCACCAACTGCACATCCACGTGGACTGCCTGCGCGCCGATGTCCTCGCGCAGCTACAGCGCATGGGGCCGGGCATCCAGACGCGCTGGCAACCGCTGCCGGAGCCGCTGCGGGGCCACCGCTACCAGGCGCGGCGGGTGGCGGGGGAGACGTTGACGGTCGATCCGGTGCGGCTTCTGGCCAGCGAACTGGCCGGTGTGCAGGACCTCGGCCAGTGGTCGCTGGTGGTGGCGGGGGCCCACGCCAGTGATGGCAGCCCTGGGTTCCTGCTGCTGGCCACGCAGCTGGATGCAGCACAGGGCAACGATGCCAGCGGCGAAGAACTGCAGGACCATGCCTGTGCGGCAGTGACCGGCGCGCAGGACGCGCTCGACGGGGTGCGCTGA
- a CDS encoding DUF4123 domain-containing protein, which translates to MVPTTFPRTQWQPLATGLHRYLLLDGAQCDAPQAVLQFLPHAASRLFDGLLADGSADTSVYLSRLPPELPAEAVLLRLDGHARALGAATVIESGLTQDVLLQRLSRRLDARYPNGKEFLARFYDGRVLPWWVQALDPEQRDAFLAVGERWHYVTHDHRWDTLALTCPAIDPHLLPWTLEAEQRRVLIDSAYPYTLIEHYQLTDPELLDRLPSANWYRFLRGAVALAARFGIEDSRRVLMVCTWALLAGDDLADDPAWQQRLQDFADGRRTAKQIGDAVWPMEESW; encoded by the coding sequence ATGGTGCCGACGACCTTCCCGCGCACGCAGTGGCAGCCCTTGGCGACGGGGCTGCATCGCTATCTACTGCTCGACGGCGCCCAGTGCGATGCACCACAGGCCGTGCTGCAGTTCCTGCCGCATGCGGCGTCGCGCCTGTTCGATGGGCTGCTGGCCGATGGCAGCGCCGATACCTCGGTGTATCTGTCCCGGCTGCCCCCTGAGCTGCCGGCGGAGGCCGTGCTGCTCCGCCTGGACGGCCATGCCAGGGCACTGGGAGCCGCCACGGTGATCGAGTCCGGGTTGACGCAGGACGTGCTGCTGCAGCGCCTGTCGCGCCGGCTGGATGCGCGGTACCCCAACGGCAAGGAATTCCTGGCCCGCTTCTACGACGGGCGCGTGCTGCCCTGGTGGGTGCAGGCGCTGGACCCCGAGCAGCGCGACGCCTTTCTCGCGGTGGGGGAGCGCTGGCATTACGTGACCCACGATCATCGCTGGGACACCCTGGCGCTAACCTGTCCGGCCATCGATCCGCACCTGCTGCCGTGGACGTTGGAAGCCGAGCAGCGTCGTGTGCTGATCGATTCCGCCTACCCCTATACCTTGATCGAGCACTACCAGCTGACCGATCCGGAACTGCTCGATCGCCTGCCATCGGCCAACTGGTACCGGTTCCTGCGCGGCGCGGTGGCGCTGGCCGCCCGGTTCGGCATCGAAGACAGCCGACGGGTGCTGATGGTGTGTACCTGGGCGTTGCTGGCTGGCGATGACCTGGCCGACGACCCGGCCTGGCAGCAGCGATTGCAGGACTTCGCCGATGGCCGCCGCACCGCAAAGCAGATCGGCGATGCGGTCTGGCCGATGGAGGAAAGCTGGTGA
- a CDS encoding GNAT family N-acetyltransferase has protein sequence MSVVYRPAVPADAAACIDLRGRTRENAFSAEQLAALGITVESWAAGIAQGDFPGHVAEADGALVGYCFGDRDSGEIIVLALLPAWEGKGIGKALLARMVDDFQEWGMERLFLGCAADPTVRSHGFYRHLGWRPTGEIDDLGDEVLELHLRA, from the coding sequence ATGTCTGTTGTGTACCGACCTGCCGTACCGGCTGACGCCGCGGCCTGTATCGACCTGCGCGGGCGCACGCGCGAGAACGCGTTTTCCGCTGAACAGCTGGCCGCGCTGGGCATCACCGTGGAAAGCTGGGCCGCGGGCATCGCCCAGGGAGACTTTCCCGGGCACGTGGCCGAGGCCGATGGCGCCCTGGTGGGCTACTGCTTCGGCGACCGCGACAGTGGCGAAATCATCGTGTTGGCGCTGCTGCCGGCGTGGGAAGGCAAGGGCATCGGCAAGGCGTTGCTGGCACGGATGGTGGACGACTTCCAGGAATGGGGCATGGAGCGCCTGTTCCTGGGCTGCGCCGCCGATCCGACCGTTCGCTCGCACGGCTTCTACCGGCACCTGGGATGGCGACCAACCGGCGAGATCGACGATCTGGGCGATGAGGTACTGGAATTGCACCTGCGCGCGTAA
- a CDS encoding DUF2235 domain-containing protein gives MTATDPTAIPGQVDLEPGSPEPVADADPTARTARLARGTRPMTDAERQQRQAAQSCTLPEKEEATTGCSQSLQVTIYFDGTGNNRDAEMGKQENERALSNIARLYNARIDGHRNVLSTYLAGVGTPCPEVGDSGGTLGLAIGKGGRERIDHALEQLDTFISQQAAQMRIVVVNVSVFGFSRGAAQARGFIRDLVALCKRQPDGTWMYNKTVPMRIGFAGLYDTVVSVWPSLAHAAVNAGNGHNGWGEGMRIPPMVVQSVHMTAAHELRGQFPLDSTRDDARYPDNTQEIWYPGVHSDVGGGYDPQHQGRQNSIARFALNEMYDIALAGGVLLHPMSRLDPEVLAEFDKSDPELQAAYNAYLQAVRVKRGRMEDVQAAHMELLHRWLKVRVARGDKLPSMQRLQERQDALDAEVKTLRRRRAQLGDPYARDGGPSDMSSEQLAEWNRVSDELSARNDALSEVKKQRKGLASETDTLVGKMVSLRRKRERGKRLTLAERTMLDAWDNKQLLPEAVETFFDGYGHDSISHWFIGNLAMWRVLYFGDTKYKPGDIEESAAAPQAETEPA, from the coding sequence ATGACCGCAACTGATCCCACTGCCATCCCCGGCCAGGTTGACCTGGAACCCGGCTCGCCCGAGCCGGTGGCCGACGCTGATCCCACGGCGCGCACTGCGCGGCTGGCCCGGGGTACCCGGCCGATGACCGATGCCGAGCGCCAGCAGCGGCAGGCCGCGCAGAGCTGCACGCTGCCCGAGAAGGAAGAGGCCACCACCGGCTGCAGCCAGTCGCTGCAGGTCACCATTTATTTCGATGGCACCGGCAACAACCGCGATGCCGAGATGGGCAAGCAGGAAAACGAACGCGCCCTGTCCAACATCGCCCGCCTATACAACGCCCGCATCGATGGCCACCGCAACGTGCTGTCCACGTACCTGGCCGGGGTCGGCACCCCGTGCCCGGAGGTGGGCGACAGCGGTGGCACGTTGGGCCTGGCGATCGGCAAGGGCGGGCGCGAGCGAATCGACCATGCGCTGGAGCAGCTGGATACCTTCATCTCCCAGCAGGCGGCGCAGATGCGTATCGTGGTGGTGAACGTGTCGGTGTTCGGCTTCTCCCGCGGCGCGGCGCAGGCCCGTGGGTTCATCCGCGACCTGGTGGCGCTGTGCAAGCGCCAGCCCGATGGCACCTGGATGTACAACAAAACCGTGCCGATGCGGATAGGGTTCGCCGGCCTGTACGACACGGTGGTGTCGGTGTGGCCGTCGCTGGCGCACGCCGCCGTCAATGCGGGCAACGGCCATAACGGCTGGGGCGAGGGTATGCGCATCCCGCCGATGGTGGTGCAGTCGGTGCACATGACCGCCGCGCACGAACTGCGTGGCCAGTTCCCGCTGGACTCCACCCGCGACGATGCACGCTATCCCGACAATACCCAGGAGATCTGGTATCCGGGCGTGCACTCCGACGTGGGCGGTGGCTACGATCCGCAGCACCAGGGGCGCCAGAACAGCATCGCGCGGTTCGCCCTGAACGAGATGTACGACATCGCCCTGGCCGGCGGCGTGCTGCTGCACCCGATGAGCCGGTTGGACCCGGAGGTTCTCGCGGAGTTCGACAAGTCCGATCCCGAGCTGCAGGCGGCGTACAACGCCTACCTGCAGGCGGTCCGGGTGAAGCGGGGGCGCATGGAAGACGTGCAGGCCGCGCACATGGAGCTGCTGCACCGCTGGTTGAAGGTGCGGGTGGCGCGCGGCGACAAGCTGCCGTCGATGCAGCGCCTGCAGGAGCGCCAGGATGCGCTGGATGCGGAGGTGAAGACCCTTCGCCGGCGCCGCGCGCAGCTGGGCGACCCGTATGCCCGCGATGGCGGTCCAAGCGACATGAGCAGCGAACAACTGGCCGAATGGAACCGGGTGTCCGATGAATTGAGCGCACGCAACGATGCGCTGTCGGAGGTCAAGAAGCAGCGCAAGGGCCTGGCCAGCGAGACCGACACCCTGGTCGGCAAGATGGTCAGCCTGCGTCGCAAGCGCGAGCGCGGCAAGCGGCTCACCTTGGCCGAGCGCACCATGCTCGATGCCTGGGACAACAAGCAGCTGCTGCCCGAAGCGGTGGAGACCTTCTTCGACGGCTACGGCCACGACTCGATCTCGCACTGGTTCATCGGCAACCTGGCGATGTGGCGGGTGCTGTACTTCGGCGATACCAAGTACAAGCCCGGCGACATCGAGGAGAGCGCTGCGGCGCCCCAGGCGGAGACCGAGCCCGCGTAA
- a CDS encoding DUF2968 domain-containing protein: MGSTRQRLLVGSLVLLSLGLVPQALAARAPKGEPTEPARSAPVVRNTVDELRQLVDSKQLTELRTTYNGSYGASLLFNTTTLQYYAALFHDKDFWRVIKTDSVDNAEKVYRTFVQQTEELAQVYIDTTRLEAGKRYTENLVAFNEQRLRSLQQEAELQRQQSLQVSSSIQQAKQQAVSLSTDLRSSHSQLDALNQRIQALQAQQGNPALSLPTPESSAPAPTGESSNP, translated from the coding sequence GTGGGTTCCACCCGCCAGCGTCTGCTCGTGGGCAGCCTGGTGCTGCTGTCGCTGGGCCTGGTGCCGCAGGCACTGGCCGCGCGCGCGCCCAAGGGCGAGCCCACCGAGCCGGCGCGCAGCGCCCCTGTGGTCCGCAACACGGTGGATGAACTTCGCCAGCTGGTCGATTCCAAACAACTGACCGAGCTGCGCACCACCTACAACGGCAGCTACGGCGCCAGCCTGCTGTTCAACACCACCACGCTGCAGTATTACGCCGCCTTGTTCCACGACAAGGATTTCTGGCGCGTGATCAAGACCGATTCGGTGGACAACGCCGAAAAGGTGTACCGCACCTTCGTGCAGCAGACCGAAGAACTGGCCCAGGTGTACATCGACACCACGCGCCTGGAAGCCGGCAAGCGCTACACCGAGAACCTGGTGGCCTTCAACGAACAGCGCCTGCGCAGCCTGCAGCAGGAAGCCGAACTGCAACGCCAGCAGTCGCTGCAGGTCAGCAGTTCGATCCAGCAGGCCAAGCAGCAGGCGGTCTCGCTCAGCACCGACCTGCGTAGCAGCCACAGCCAGCTGGACGCGCTGAACCAGCGCATCCAGGCACTGCAGGCCCAGCAGGGCAACCCGGCGTTGTCGTTGCCCACGCCCGAAAGCAGCGCACCGGCGCCCACGGGCGAATCCAGCAACCCGTAA
- a CDS encoding serine hydrolase, with the protein MAIRTRVYFPRAQWRWAAACALLGALALLPAAHGATAGAAPPDVTASDPGTLGWMQGFPPPEAKRIRYTDSDYFAFPKLRWTACHFRQLMPTVGVSRGPGAAMPLPQRLDAAIDALPFTPLNSPTRMTWAQSLQANYTDGIIVLHDGVVVYERYAGCLQPGGQHGAMSVTKSITGLLGEMLVADGVLDENETVGAIIPELARSAFGDATVKQVLEMTTALRYSEDYADPNAEVWQYAAAGSTLPPAPGYTGPRSYYDYLQTVQKQGRHGEAFGYKTINTDTLGWIIARRTGKPVSTLLSERIWTRLGAEQDAYYTVDSSGTPFAGGGLNAGLRDMARLGQLLLQDGRSNGQQVIPAAAIARIRVGGDKRAFAKAGYTLLPGWSYRGMWWVSHNPHGAYMARGVHGQALYIDPAAKVVIARFGSHPVAGNSANDPTTLPAFDALARYLMTQPSR; encoded by the coding sequence ATGGCGATTCGCACCCGCGTGTACTTCCCGCGCGCACAGTGGCGGTGGGCCGCCGCATGCGCGCTGCTGGGCGCCTTGGCGCTGCTGCCTGCCGCCCACGGCGCCACGGCTGGCGCAGCACCGCCGGACGTCACAGCGTCCGATCCGGGCACGCTTGGCTGGATGCAGGGCTTCCCGCCGCCGGAAGCCAAGCGCATCCGCTACACCGACAGCGACTATTTCGCCTTCCCCAAGCTGCGCTGGACCGCCTGCCACTTCCGCCAGTTGATGCCCACCGTAGGCGTCAGCCGCGGGCCGGGGGCGGCGATGCCGCTGCCCCAGCGGCTGGACGCGGCGATCGACGCGCTGCCGTTCACGCCCTTGAACTCGCCTACCCGCATGACCTGGGCGCAATCGCTGCAGGCCAACTACACCGACGGCATCATCGTGCTGCACGACGGCGTGGTGGTCTACGAGCGCTACGCCGGCTGCCTGCAGCCCGGCGGCCAGCACGGCGCGATGTCCGTCACCAAATCGATCACCGGCCTACTCGGCGAGATGCTGGTCGCCGACGGCGTGCTGGATGAGAACGAGACCGTGGGTGCAATCATTCCGGAGCTGGCGCGCAGCGCCTTCGGCGATGCCACGGTCAAGCAGGTGCTGGAAATGACCACGGCCCTGCGCTACAGCGAAGACTATGCCGACCCCAACGCCGAAGTCTGGCAGTACGCCGCCGCGGGCAGCACGCTGCCGCCCGCGCCGGGCTACACCGGTCCACGCAGCTACTACGACTACCTGCAGACCGTGCAGAAGCAGGGCCGCCACGGCGAGGCGTTCGGCTACAAGACAATCAACACCGATACGCTGGGCTGGATCATCGCGCGGCGCACCGGAAAGCCCGTTTCCACGCTGTTGTCCGAGCGCATCTGGACCCGGCTGGGCGCCGAGCAGGACGCGTACTACACCGTCGATTCCAGCGGCACGCCGTTCGCCGGCGGCGGCCTCAATGCCGGGCTGCGTGATATGGCCCGGCTCGGCCAATTGCTGCTGCAGGACGGTCGCAGCAACGGGCAGCAGGTCATCCCCGCCGCCGCCATCGCGCGTATCCGGGTAGGCGGTGACAAGCGCGCCTTCGCCAAGGCCGGCTACACTCTGCTGCCGGGCTGGAGCTACCGTGGCATGTGGTGGGTCAGCCACAACCCGCATGGCGCGTACATGGCGCGCGGCGTGCACGGCCAGGCGCTGTATATCGATCCTGCCGCCAAGGTGGTGATCGCCCGCTTCGGATCCCATCCCGTGGCCGGCAACAGCGCCAACGATCCCACCACCCTGCCCGCATTCGATGCACTGGCACGCTACCTGATGACCCAGCCGTCCAGATAG
- a CDS encoding TonB-dependent receptor, with product MSLLRRPLRLRPLVVSLLPLLAASPFAHAADGPAPTELEAVRITGSRIPRASVEGPSPVTVITQQQIEAQGYRSAFEALSALTENTGSVQGEDFGNTFTPAANTINLRGLGPNRTLVLVNGRRQSDYPLAYEGSVNVVNLANIPSALIDRIEVLTGGASAVYGSDAIAGVVNIILKKSYEGVGINVKAGTTEQGGGDNQRLQVVGGSAGDQWEAIFGLEIANRKAIYGSQRDFMDSLTDDPRGVTPLATGVAYRRNASTNSYIDPGAAGCDASSGLYGGSVFRAQNPRQGWYCGSNEAAATFWTVQTEKRNIDAYSALTWHLNDRQELFADVAIGTARIYNNTRAPSWTSSRNYFYNQNSGQLESWYRRFAPEEIGGVQRNANRFLESSWSFNVGARGSLGASDWDYEAAYSRSRYENRTRRPVLLAGINDYLLGPKLGTRNGVDVYAPDPARLYQPLTPNEYESLSSTQESRNAAWLQAATFSVNGQLFDLPGGRAALAAVVEAGSQGYRNRPDPALATGEFWNTSAGIPSGGERDRYAAGVELQLPLLERLTATVAGRYDQYRAAGDHIGKATWSTGLEFRPFDSLLLRASAATSFRAPDMNYVFASETRGYNPGMTDYWRCRTAGQAYDDCDYSGLSIDYTSGANPQLQPETAKSYGVGLVWSPTANLDVTADYYDIRIDDEVTNLDSSRILRDEADCRLGQTVGGDVRDINSAQCQDALARVIRNPADAAVQPNQVTRVLINPINAASESVRGIDLKATARWDAGRYGRFSTRLAYSLVIDHEYRQFAEDDVVDQRNSLDSYQWRSKVNGSVTWAINDWTATLYGMRYGSLPKTDGSGRIAPYMTYNASLYRTLTENASVGLIVNNLRDSRPPADKNGGGWPFYPVGNYDPYGRQLWLEFDYRFL from the coding sequence ATGTCTCTGCTTCGTCGTCCGCTGCGCCTGCGGCCATTGGTCGTGTCCCTGTTGCCCCTGCTTGCCGCCAGCCCGTTCGCGCATGCCGCCGATGGCCCGGCGCCCACCGAACTGGAGGCGGTCCGGATCACCGGCTCGCGCATCCCCCGCGCCAGCGTGGAAGGGCCCTCGCCGGTCACCGTGATCACCCAGCAGCAGATCGAGGCGCAGGGCTACCGCAGCGCCTTTGAAGCGCTCAGCGCGCTGACCGAGAACACCGGCAGCGTGCAGGGCGAAGACTTCGGCAACACCTTCACCCCGGCCGCCAACACCATCAACCTGCGCGGCCTCGGCCCCAACCGCACCCTGGTGCTGGTCAACGGGCGCCGGCAGTCGGACTACCCGCTGGCCTACGAAGGCTCGGTCAACGTGGTGAACCTGGCCAACATCCCCAGCGCGCTGATCGACCGCATCGAGGTGCTCACCGGCGGCGCGTCGGCCGTGTACGGCTCGGATGCCATCGCCGGGGTGGTCAACATCATCCTGAAGAAGTCCTACGAGGGCGTTGGCATCAACGTCAAGGCCGGTACCACCGAGCAGGGTGGCGGCGACAACCAGCGCCTGCAGGTGGTGGGCGGCAGCGCCGGTGACCAGTGGGAGGCGATCTTCGGGCTGGAAATCGCGAACCGCAAGGCGATCTATGGCTCGCAGCGCGACTTCATGGATTCCCTCACCGACGACCCGCGCGGGGTCACCCCGCTGGCCACCGGCGTGGCCTACCGGCGCAATGCCAGCACCAACAGCTACATCGATCCCGGCGCCGCCGGCTGCGACGCCAGCAGCGGCCTGTACGGCGGCAGCGTGTTCCGTGCGCAGAATCCGCGCCAGGGCTGGTACTGCGGCAGCAATGAAGCAGCGGCCACGTTCTGGACCGTGCAGACCGAGAAGCGCAACATCGACGCGTACAGCGCGCTGACCTGGCACCTCAACGACCGCCAGGAACTGTTCGCCGACGTGGCCATCGGCACGGCGCGGATCTACAACAACACCCGCGCGCCCAGCTGGACCTCGTCGCGCAACTACTTCTACAACCAGAACAGCGGGCAGCTGGAAAGCTGGTACCGCCGCTTCGCCCCCGAAGAGATCGGCGGCGTGCAGCGCAATGCCAACCGCTTCCTGGAGTCGTCGTGGTCGTTCAACGTGGGCGCGCGCGGCAGCCTGGGTGCCAGCGACTGGGACTACGAAGCGGCCTACAGCCGCTCGCGTTACGAAAACCGCACGCGCCGACCGGTGCTGCTGGCCGGCATCAACGACTACCTGCTGGGGCCGAAGCTCGGCACGCGCAATGGCGTGGACGTGTATGCGCCCGATCCTGCGCGGCTGTACCAGCCGCTGACGCCGAACGAGTACGAGAGCCTGTCGTCCACCCAGGAGAGCCGCAACGCGGCCTGGCTGCAGGCGGCCACCTTCAGCGTGAACGGGCAGCTGTTCGACCTGCCGGGCGGCCGTGCGGCGCTCGCCGCCGTGGTCGAAGCAGGCAGCCAGGGCTACCGCAACCGTCCCGATCCGGCCCTGGCCACCGGCGAGTTCTGGAACACCAGTGCCGGCATTCCGTCCGGTGGCGAGCGCGACCGCTATGCCGCCGGTGTCGAGCTGCAGCTGCCCCTGCTGGAGCGCCTGACCGCCACCGTGGCCGGTCGCTACGACCAGTACCGCGCCGCCGGTGACCATATCGGCAAGGCCACCTGGAGCACCGGCCTGGAGTTCCGCCCGTTCGACAGCCTGCTGCTGCGCGCCAGTGCCGCCACCAGCTTCCGCGCGCCGGACATGAACTATGTGTTCGCCAGCGAAACCCGCGGCTACAACCCGGGCATGACCGACTACTGGCGCTGCCGCACCGCCGGGCAGGCGTATGACGACTGCGACTACAGCGGCCTCTCGATCGACTACACCAGCGGCGCCAATCCGCAACTGCAGCCGGAGACGGCCAAGTCGTACGGGGTGGGCCTGGTGTGGTCGCCGACGGCGAACCTGGACGTCACCGCCGACTACTACGACATCCGCATCGACGATGAAGTAACCAACCTGGATTCGTCGCGGATCCTGCGCGATGAGGCCGATTGCCGCCTGGGCCAGACGGTGGGCGGCGACGTCCGCGACATCAACTCGGCACAGTGCCAGGACGCGCTGGCGCGGGTGATCCGCAACCCGGCCGACGCTGCGGTGCAGCCCAACCAGGTGACCCGCGTGCTGATCAACCCGATCAACGCAGCATCCGAATCGGTGCGCGGCATCGACCTGAAGGCCACCGCGCGCTGGGATGCGGGCCGCTATGGCCGGTTCTCCACGCGGCTGGCCTACTCGCTGGTGATCGACCATGAGTACCGCCAGTTCGCCGAGGATGACGTGGTGGACCAGCGCAACTCGCTCGATTCCTACCAGTGGCGAAGCAAGGTCAACGGCAGCGTGACCTGGGCGATCAACGACTGGACCGCCACCTTGTACGGCATGCGCTACGGCTCCCTGCCCAAGACCGATGGCAGCGGTCGGATCGCGCCGTACATGACCTACAACGCCAGCCTGTACCGCACGCTCACCGAGAATGCGAGCGTGGGCCTGATCGTCAACAACCTGCGCGACAGCCGCCCACCGGCCGACAAGAATGGCGGCGGCTGGCCGTTCTACCCGGTCGGCAACTACGACCCCTACGGGCGCCAGTTGTGGCTGGAATTCGACTATCGCTTCCTGTAA